In Opitutus sp., one genomic interval encodes:
- a CDS encoding RNA methyltransferase: protein MGTPTEKISSLQNPRIKQLVKLRDRRPRDEAGVFLVEGYRQIRRALEKKITLTELYISPEWYLGGNEPALIAQAQAAGAQVFELSKEAFAKVAYRERPDGLLAVAPQWRRGLADIPAPAAGKAPFLLVVEAIEKPGNLGTILRSADAAGVDALIVCDPVTDLFNPNVVRASTGVLFSVPVVIASSAEVREWLRANQIRSVATTPSATDFYTDTDLRGPLAIVMGSEQYGLSDYWLKEADARVVIPMAGQADSLNVAMATIITLFEAVRQRG, encoded by the coding sequence GTGGGCACACCAACCGAAAAAATATCCAGCCTCCAGAATCCGCGCATCAAGCAGCTCGTCAAACTGCGCGACCGCCGTCCGCGCGACGAAGCCGGGGTTTTCCTCGTCGAGGGTTACCGCCAGATCCGCCGCGCGCTGGAGAAAAAAATCACGCTCACCGAGCTCTACATTTCGCCGGAGTGGTATTTGGGGGGAAACGAGCCAGCGCTCATCGCCCAGGCGCAGGCTGCCGGGGCGCAGGTGTTCGAGTTGTCCAAGGAGGCGTTCGCCAAGGTCGCCTATCGTGAACGCCCCGACGGCCTGCTGGCCGTGGCCCCGCAATGGCGGCGCGGGCTGGCCGACATCCCGGCTCCGGCGGCGGGCAAAGCGCCCTTTTTACTGGTCGTCGAGGCGATCGAAAAACCGGGTAACCTCGGCACCATTTTGCGCAGTGCGGACGCGGCGGGCGTGGACGCGCTCATCGTCTGCGACCCGGTGACGGATCTGTTTAATCCCAACGTGGTGCGCGCCTCCACCGGTGTGTTGTTTTCCGTGCCGGTGGTGATCGCCAGCAGCGCGGAGGTACGCGAATGGCTGCGTGCAAACCAGATTCGCTCGGTGGCGACGACGCCCTCGGCGACCGATTTTTACACGGACACCGATCTGCGCGGCCCGCTGGCGATCGTGATGGGCAGCGAGCAATACGGGCTGAGCGATTACTGGTTAAAAGAGGCCGATGCGCGGGTGGTGATCCCCATGGCGGGCCAGGCGGATTCGCTCAACGTGGCGATGGCTACGATTATTACGTTATTCGAAGCGGTGCGTCAGCGCGGGTAG
- a CDS encoding prepilin-type N-terminal cleavage/methylation domain-containing protein produces the protein MKNLRSSKGFTLVEIMIVVVIIGLLAAMAIPAFQKVRSASQDKAVTNNLRQLSAAADQYFLEAGVSTVLAADLIGTNSSQYIKVLATVANETYPVNLTQGIALTATGVGGARTVTYNN, from the coding sequence ATGAAAAACCTCCGTTCCAGCAAGGGCTTCACCCTCGTCGAAATCATGATTGTCGTGGTCATCATCGGCCTGCTCGCCGCCATGGCCATCCCCGCCTTCCAAAAGGTGCGCTCCGCCTCGCAAGACAAGGCCGTGACGAACAACCTTCGCCAGCTCTCGGCTGCCGCTGACCAGTACTTCCTGGAAGCCGGTGTTTCCACCGTCCTTGCCGCTGATCTGATTGGTACCAACTCCTCCCAGTACATCAAAGTGCTGGCTACCGTGGCCAACGAGACCTATCCGGTCAACTTGACGCAGGGTATTGCCCTCACCGCTACGGGCGTGGGTGGTGCTCGTACCGTCACGTATAATAACTAA
- a CDS encoding exosortase/archaeosortase family protein, giving the protein MIAPAPTPASAARPWDLGRWIAVGVLVCSGVAFWPITRWLAQEVTGSAQIRQSFVLLGAATGLVIWQHLREWRLVLEVSNRALLLLIAAYLCVVAAWWLNQPLLALPAFVLGLAGCLHVVAGADASRFLRPLFTGFIGCLGVILLFPVLDWPLRQMAGLNAARLLQGIGFTPQLAVILQPAPKLMLNTGRNIFEVATECNGFGLITSGAVLAVLAAGIAGRRAGALLWLVPLALALGFGFNLLRILIICVLAPFFPQHYYALHETAGVLMLWTGLGLVGWLAWRPPVAAHADSAKPETQPHPSEFLTPNEH; this is encoded by the coding sequence ATGATCGCCCCTGCCCCCACGCCCGCCTCAGCCGCCCGCCCGTGGGACCTCGGCCGCTGGATTGCAGTGGGCGTGCTCGTGTGCAGCGGCGTGGCTTTTTGGCCCATCACCCGCTGGCTGGCGCAGGAGGTCACCGGAAGCGCCCAGATCCGCCAGTCCTTCGTGCTACTCGGCGCGGCCACCGGCTTGGTGATCTGGCAGCACCTGCGCGAATGGCGGCTGGTGCTGGAGGTGAGTAACCGCGCGCTGCTCCTGCTGATTGCCGCCTACCTGTGCGTGGTCGCTGCGTGGTGGTTAAACCAACCGCTGCTCGCGCTGCCTGCCTTCGTGTTGGGTTTGGCCGGATGCCTGCACGTGGTCGCAGGCGCGGATGCCTCGCGGTTTCTCCGCCCGTTGTTCACCGGCTTCATCGGCTGCCTCGGGGTCATTCTCCTCTTCCCGGTGCTCGACTGGCCCTTGCGGCAGATGGCCGGATTGAACGCCGCGCGCCTGCTCCAAGGCATCGGTTTTACGCCGCAACTGGCGGTCATCCTGCAACCCGCGCCCAAGCTCATGCTCAACACCGGGCGTAACATTTTCGAGGTCGCCACCGAGTGCAACGGCTTCGGCCTGATCACCAGCGGGGCGGTGCTCGCAGTGCTGGCAGCGGGCATCGCCGGACGGCGGGCGGGCGCGCTGCTCTGGTTGGTGCCGTTGGCTCTGGCGCTCGGCTTCGGCTTCAATCTCCTGCGCATCCTGATCATCTGCGTGCTGGCCCCCTTTTTCCCGCAACACTACTACGCGCTGCATGAGACCGCCGGCGTGCTCATGCTGTGGACCGGGCTCGGACTGGTCGGCTGGCTCGCGTGGCGTCCGCCGGTGGCGGCCCACGCGGACTCGGCGAAACCGGAAACTCAACCCCATCCCTCTGAGTTTTTAACCCCTAATGAACACTAA
- the lysA gene encoding diaminopimelate decarboxylase — translation MHHFHYTASNLHCESVDLAEIVHLYGTPTYVYSAATMADNYNRLAKSMAGLDLQICYAMKANSNIALLRHFSNLGAGFDLVSGGEIQRVLAAGANVKTSVFAGIGKTEAEIQLALENGIFSFHVESEPELARINHVAGKLGVKAPIAIRVNPDVDAKTHAKITTGKSDNKFGIPLQNAAAAYAAAAQYPHITIKGVQMHIGSQLTSVAPFVEAVKKITPFVEQLKATYGITYFSIGGGMGIVYKDALASGQQAWWDAQPVEQRPLTPETYGEALVPLLQPLGLKIVLEHGRFMVGNAGALIAEVEHLKQGASKNFLIVDAAMNDLVRPAMYDSFHEIVPLQRDTTRRALVADVVGPICESGDCFAKDRQLQAVGEGEHIAFLSAGAYGFTMASRYNTRSMAAEVLVQGATFELINARETFAQQIANETIPAFLKR, via the coding sequence ATGCACCACTTCCACTACACCGCCTCCAACCTTCACTGTGAATCCGTCGATCTCGCCGAGATCGTCCACCTTTACGGTACGCCGACCTACGTCTACAGCGCCGCAACCATGGCGGATAACTACAACCGCCTAGCCAAGAGCATGGCCGGTCTGGATTTGCAGATCTGCTACGCGATGAAGGCCAACTCCAACATCGCCCTGCTGCGGCATTTTTCCAACCTCGGCGCGGGCTTCGATTTGGTGAGCGGCGGCGAGATCCAGCGCGTGCTGGCGGCGGGCGCCAACGTGAAGACCAGCGTGTTCGCCGGCATCGGCAAAACCGAGGCGGAGATCCAGCTCGCCCTCGAAAACGGGATTTTCTCGTTCCACGTTGAGAGCGAGCCGGAGCTGGCGCGCATCAACCACGTCGCCGGCAAACTGGGTGTTAAGGCGCCGATCGCCATCCGGGTGAACCCCGACGTGGACGCCAAAACCCACGCCAAAATCACCACCGGCAAGAGTGACAACAAGTTTGGCATCCCGCTGCAAAACGCCGCCGCCGCCTACGCCGCCGCCGCCCAGTATCCGCACATCACCATCAAGGGCGTTCAGATGCACATCGGCTCCCAGCTCACCTCGGTCGCCCCGTTCGTCGAGGCGGTGAAGAAGATCACGCCGTTCGTCGAGCAGCTCAAGGCCACCTACGGCATCACCTATTTCTCGATCGGCGGGGGCATGGGTATCGTTTACAAGGACGCCCTCGCCAGCGGCCAGCAGGCGTGGTGGGACGCTCAGCCCGTCGAGCAGCGCCCGCTCACCCCGGAAACCTACGGTGAGGCGCTGGTGCCGTTGCTGCAGCCGCTGGGCCTTAAAATCGTGCTCGAGCACGGTCGCTTCATGGTGGGCAACGCCGGCGCGCTGATCGCCGAGGTCGAGCACCTCAAGCAGGGCGCGAGCAAAAACTTCCTCATCGTCGACGCCGCCATGAACGACCTGGTGCGCCCGGCGATGTACGACAGTTTCCACGAGATCGTGCCCTTGCAGCGCGACACCACCCGCCGCGCCCTGGTGGCCGACGTGGTCGGCCCGATCTGCGAAAGCGGCGACTGTTTTGCCAAGGACCGCCAGTTGCAGGCTGTCGGCGAGGGTGAACACATCGCCTTCCTGAGTGCCGGCGCCTACGGTTTCACCATGGCCAGCCGCTACAACACCCGCTCCATGGCTGCCGAGGTGCTCGTCCAGGGCGCAACCTTCGAGCTGATCAACGCCCGCGAAACCTTCGCCCAACAAATCGCCAACGAGACGATTCCGGCGTTCCTCAAGCGCTGA
- a CDS encoding NAD(P)-dependent glycerol-3-phosphate dehydrogenase, translating into MNFAIIGAGAWGTAVAIHLTRLNHTVTLVPRRFEQALALASTRENSDYLPGIALPLSLQLGHELTPVLMEADVILLACPSQALRETCERVRQNLGLATQLKLVVSLVKGLELGTHLRPSEVIAAVLPQVAVGVLSGPTNAAEVARGRPAAMVLAAKKTDAFLAEVQAALSGPTLRVYTSDDVAGVEFGGCLKNVYAIAAGCCDGLKLGDNARAALLTRALAEMVRVGLALGAKAETFYGLGGFGDLVATCTGAWSRNRTFGQRLGEGAKAVDLLAGSKAVVEGYRTTASFYGLCRERGIDAPILKEGYRILYEGKPPAEALMALMSRELRRE; encoded by the coding sequence ATGAATTTTGCCATCATCGGTGCCGGAGCCTGGGGTACGGCGGTTGCCATCCATCTGACGCGTCTTAACCACACGGTCACCTTGGTGCCGCGCCGCTTCGAACAGGCGCTCGCCCTCGCCTCCACCCGCGAAAACTCCGACTACCTGCCAGGCATCGCTTTGCCGCTCAGCCTGCAACTCGGCCACGAGCTCACGCCCGTCCTTATGGAGGCGGACGTCATCCTGCTCGCCTGCCCTTCCCAGGCGTTGCGCGAAACCTGCGAACGGGTCCGCCAAAACCTCGGCCTCGCCACCCAGCTCAAGCTGGTCGTGTCGTTGGTCAAAGGCCTGGAATTGGGCACCCACTTGCGGCCCAGCGAGGTCATCGCGGCCGTGCTGCCGCAGGTCGCCGTCGGCGTGCTCAGCGGCCCCACCAACGCCGCCGAAGTCGCCCGCGGTCGCCCCGCCGCCATGGTGCTCGCCGCGAAGAAGACCGATGCGTTTCTCGCCGAGGTGCAGGCCGCGTTGAGCGGGCCGACGTTGCGCGTCTACACCAGCGACGACGTGGCCGGAGTGGAGTTCGGCGGCTGCCTTAAAAACGTCTATGCGATCGCCGCCGGCTGCTGCGACGGGCTGAAGCTCGGCGACAACGCCAGGGCCGCACTGCTCACCCGCGCGTTGGCCGAAATGGTACGAGTCGGCTTGGCGTTGGGCGCAAAGGCGGAGACCTTTTACGGGCTGGGCGGGTTCGGGGATTTGGTGGCCACGTGCACGGGCGCGTGGAGCCGCAACCGCACATTTGGACAACGCCTCGGCGAGGGCGCCAAAGCGGTCGATTTGTTGGCCGGCAGCAAGGCGGTCGTCGAGGGCTACCGCACCACCGCGTCGTTTTACGGACTTTGCCGGGAACGCGGCATCGACGCGCCGATTTTGAAGGAAGGCTACCGCATCCTTTACGAGGGCAAACCGCCGGCCGAAGCGCTCATGGCCCTCATGAGCCGCGAACTGCGCCGGGAGTGA
- a CDS encoding putative C-S lyase codes for MSFDFDTVPQRLGTDSQKWQKYAGRDILPLWVADMDFRSSPAIIAALHERVEHGIFGYARPTAATVSAVTDALTARYGWTIDPTWIVWLPGLVCGLNVTAQAFAQPGEEVLTLTPVYPPFMTAPKNSGRVSVTVPFVLDATSQPSRWTIDWDALEKAVTPQTKLFFLCNPHNPLARVWRREELEKLGEFCTRHDLVLCSDEIHCDLILDPALPHIPAATLSPALAERTVTLMAPSKTYNVPGLGTSFAIIPSPTLRARFVRATTGIVAEVTTLGFAACEAAYRDSEGWRQDLLAYLRGNRDFLLDFLARELPGLRIDAPMEATYLAWINIETLNLTDPIAHFESHGVGLSECAFFGAKRGSHVRINIGCPRATLAEALRRLKLAVGALG; via the coding sequence ATGAGCTTCGACTTCGACACCGTCCCGCAGCGCCTCGGCACCGACTCGCAAAAATGGCAAAAATACGCCGGCCGCGACATCCTCCCACTCTGGGTCGCCGACATGGATTTCCGCTCCTCGCCCGCCATCATCGCCGCCCTTCATGAGCGCGTGGAGCACGGCATTTTTGGCTACGCCCGCCCGACCGCCGCCACCGTGTCCGCCGTCACTGACGCCCTCACCGCGCGCTACGGCTGGACCATCGATCCGACCTGGATCGTCTGGCTACCGGGACTGGTCTGCGGGCTCAACGTCACCGCCCAAGCCTTCGCGCAACCCGGCGAAGAGGTGCTGACCCTCACCCCCGTTTACCCGCCCTTCATGACCGCGCCAAAAAACAGTGGCCGCGTCTCGGTAACGGTGCCCTTCGTCCTCGACGCCACCAGCCAACCCAGCCGCTGGACGATCGACTGGGACGCCCTGGAAAAAGCCGTCACGCCCCAGACCAAACTCTTCTTTCTCTGTAACCCCCACAACCCGCTCGCCCGGGTGTGGCGTCGCGAAGAACTGGAGAAACTCGGCGAGTTCTGCACCCGCCACGACCTCGTACTCTGCTCCGACGAAATCCACTGCGACCTCATCCTCGATCCCGCGCTGCCGCACATCCCCGCCGCCACGCTTTCACCGGCCTTGGCCGAGCGCACCGTGACGCTCATGGCGCCGAGCAAAACCTACAACGTCCCCGGGCTTGGCACCTCCTTTGCGATCATCCCCTCCCCCACCCTGCGCGCACGCTTTGTCCGTGCGACCACCGGCATCGTCGCCGAGGTCACCACGCTGGGCTTCGCCGCCTGCGAGGCCGCCTACCGCGACAGCGAAGGCTGGCGCCAGGACCTACTCGCCTACCTGCGCGGCAACCGCGACTTCCTGCTCGATTTTCTCGCCCGCGAATTACCCGGCCTACGAATCGACGCCCCCATGGAGGCCACCTACCTGGCGTGGATCAACATTGAGACGCTGAACCTCACCGACCCGATCGCCCACTTTGAAAGCCACGGCGTCGGCCTGAGCGAGTGCGCCTTCTTTGGGGCCAAACGCGGCAGTCACGTGCGCATCAATATCGGCTGCCCCCGCGCCACCCTCGCCGAGGCCCTGCGCCGCCTCAAACTCGCCGTCGGCGCGCTCGGTTAA
- a CDS encoding class I SAM-dependent RNA methyltransferase yields MGSVGRNNKKFNDRPFGYHQEIELEIATLTNLGVGLGRVPHPQDPAGKWVVMVPFTLPGERVRVRVFRNHKNFSEADIVTILTPSPKRIAPPCPAFGTCGGCQYQNLAYDEQLLWKRRQVEELLKYMADTVFPVSPVIGSPVEYGYRSKITPHFNAPRGDGKPLPIGFLRQGTRFDIIDVPRCVIATDAINARLAEARATVRTKAENGDYARGGTLLLRDASGVVTTNYDDIVTETVGDLKLKFLARDFFQNNPFILPAFTGYARDQAAASGARFMVDAYCGSGLFALTAAPAFEQVAGIEISDSSIVFAKQNAAANGLTNVTFQAGDAAAIFAGLTFPADDTVVLIDPPRKGCDESFLTQLFNYGPRAVVYVSCDPATQMRDLKAFLAAGYELTAVQPFDLFPQTRHLECVITLRKK; encoded by the coding sequence GTGGGAAGCGTGGGTAGAAATAACAAAAAGTTCAACGACCGTCCTTTCGGCTATCACCAAGAAATCGAGCTGGAGATTGCCACGCTGACCAACCTGGGCGTGGGCCTGGGCCGCGTGCCGCATCCGCAAGATCCCGCAGGCAAGTGGGTGGTCATGGTGCCGTTCACCCTGCCCGGCGAACGGGTGCGCGTGCGCGTGTTCCGCAACCACAAGAATTTCTCAGAGGCCGACATCGTCACCATCCTGACCCCGTCGCCCAAACGCATCGCCCCGCCCTGCCCCGCCTTCGGCACCTGCGGCGGTTGCCAATACCAGAACCTCGCCTACGACGAGCAGCTCCTGTGGAAGCGCCGTCAGGTCGAGGAGTTGCTCAAGTACATGGCCGACACCGTATTCCCGGTGTCACCCGTGATCGGTTCGCCGGTCGAGTACGGTTACCGCTCGAAAATCACGCCGCATTTCAACGCCCCGCGCGGCGACGGCAAACCGTTGCCCATCGGCTTCCTGCGGCAGGGCACGCGCTTCGACATCATCGACGTGCCGCGCTGCGTCATCGCCACCGACGCGATCAACGCCCGCCTGGCCGAGGCCCGCGCAACAGTGCGCACCAAGGCTGAAAACGGCGACTATGCGCGTGGTGGCACCCTGTTGTTGCGCGACGCGTCCGGCGTAGTGACGACCAACTACGACGACATCGTCACCGAGACGGTCGGCGACCTGAAATTAAAGTTCCTCGCTCGCGATTTTTTCCAAAACAACCCGTTTATCCTACCGGCTTTTACCGGTTACGCGCGCGACCAAGCCGCCGCCAGCGGGGCGCGCTTCATGGTGGACGCCTACTGTGGCAGCGGCCTGTTTGCGCTCACGGCGGCACCGGCGTTTGAGCAGGTGGCCGGCATCGAGATCAGCGACAGCAGCATCGTTTTCGCCAAACAAAACGCGGCGGCCAACGGGTTAACCAACGTGACGTTCCAAGCGGGTGACGCGGCGGCGATTTTCGCCGGGCTAACGTTCCCGGCGGACGACACGGTGGTCTTGATCGATCCGCCGCGCAAAGGCTGCGACGAGTCGTTCCTGACGCAGTTGTTTAACTATGGACCGCGGGCGGTGGTGTACGTGAGTTGCGACCCGGCCACGCAGATGCGCGATTTGAAAGCGTTCCTCGCAGCCGGCTACGAACTGACCGCGGTGCAGCCCTTCGACCTATTCCCGCAAACGCGCCACCTGGAGTGCGTGATCACGCTGCGGAAGAAGTGA
- a CDS encoding DUF393 domain-containing protein — MATLRTPVLLYDGECGLCQSLVRLMLRVDRRGVLCFAPLQGKTAQVFLRSHGLNTTDFDSLVFAVNLARTDAAFYQRTAGVLAALRELGGGWRLLGRLLAVVPVVWLDAGYRLVARLRYRIFGHSEPKPLPNPDWARRILD; from the coding sequence ATGGCAACACTTCGCACGCCGGTGCTCCTTTACGATGGCGAATGCGGGTTATGCCAGTCCCTTGTACGTCTGATGCTCCGAGTCGATCGACGCGGCGTGTTGTGTTTCGCCCCGCTTCAGGGGAAAACGGCACAGGTTTTTTTGCGCAGTCATGGGTTAAACACGACCGACTTCGATAGTCTGGTATTCGCTGTGAATCTGGCGCGGACGGACGCGGCTTTTTACCAGCGAACGGCCGGGGTTTTAGCCGCATTGAGGGAACTGGGCGGCGGGTGGCGGTTACTGGGGCGGCTGTTGGCCGTGGTGCCGGTGGTGTGGCTTGACGCGGGCTATCGGCTGGTGGCCCGCCTGCGGTATCGGATTTTTGGGCACTCGGAGCCGAAGCCGCTGCCCAATCCGGATTGGGCGCGGCGGATTTTGGATTAA
- a CDS encoding ATP-dependent Clp protease proteolytic subunit, protein MHFDNLQPGLSAPLPRLDDDEDEDENDDKACDKAAKKSSAPVAMLIQKKFLDDRKLFLWGAVTDETAKDITEKLLYLDAIGPGKEIYFYINTPGGSITAGMAVYDTMQMISSPITVIVTGMAASMGSILLSGAPKGRRLLFPHSRVLIHQPLISGRMVGPATDINIQAKEMEKLRFELNEILAKASGQPIEVINRDTDRDFYLNAQEAIAYGLADKIVDKL, encoded by the coding sequence ATGCATTTCGATAACCTCCAGCCCGGTCTGAGCGCTCCCCTGCCCCGCCTCGATGACGACGAGGATGAAGACGAAAATGACGACAAGGCGTGCGATAAAGCCGCCAAGAAGTCCTCCGCCCCCGTTGCCATGCTCATCCAGAAAAAGTTTCTCGATGATCGTAAACTTTTTCTCTGGGGCGCGGTGACCGACGAAACCGCCAAGGACATCACCGAAAAGCTCCTCTACCTCGACGCCATCGGCCCGGGTAAAGAGATCTATTTTTACATCAACACTCCCGGCGGTTCCATCACCGCGGGCATGGCGGTGTACGACACCATGCAGATGATTTCCTCGCCGATCACGGTCATCGTGACCGGCATGGCGGCCTCCATGGGCTCGATTTTGCTCTCCGGCGCGCCCAAAGGCCGTCGCCTGCTGTTCCCGCACTCGCGCGTGCTCATCCACCAACCGCTCATCTCGGGTCGCATGGTCGGCCCTGCAACCGACATCAACATTCAGGCCAAAGAGATGGAAAAACTCCGCTTTGAACTGAACGAGATTTTGGCCAAGGCTTCGGGCCAGCCGATCGAAGTGATCAACCGCGACACGGACCGCGATTTCTACCTCAACGCCCAAGAGGCGATCGCCTACGGTTTGGCCGACAAGATCGTCGACAAACTGTAA
- the rsfS gene encoding ribosome silencing factor, whose product MSNTPTPDPIFTLVQQMVRALADKKAEDLRVLKVSGKSTITDYLVLATGNSDPHLRALRIEVERVLDEVKHPICGMEVGGYGSGWTVVDAYQIMAHIFTPEQRGNYALERLWKDAESINISKLIEEPKAVKSVATPAVEVVVAAKPVAKKAVVKKAVKAVAKKTAVKKVVKAVAVKKPVAVKKVAVAKKAVVAKKVVKKAVVKKAAVKKVVAKKRSK is encoded by the coding sequence ATGTCGAACACGCCTACACCCGATCCCATTTTCACGTTAGTTCAGCAGATGGTCCGCGCCCTCGCCGATAAAAAAGCCGAGGATCTGCGCGTGCTCAAAGTGAGTGGAAAGTCCACGATCACCGATTATCTCGTGCTGGCCACCGGTAACTCGGATCCGCATCTGCGCGCGCTGCGCATCGAGGTGGAGCGGGTGTTGGATGAGGTGAAGCACCCCATCTGCGGCATGGAAGTGGGCGGCTACGGCAGCGGCTGGACGGTGGTCGACGCCTACCAGATCATGGCGCACATTTTCACCCCGGAGCAGCGCGGCAATTACGCGTTGGAGCGCCTGTGGAAAGATGCGGAGTCGATCAATATTTCTAAGCTGATCGAAGAGCCGAAGGCGGTTAAGTCCGTGGCCACGCCGGCGGTCGAAGTTGTCGTCGCAGCCAAGCCTGTGGCTAAAAAAGCGGTGGTGAAGAAAGCGGTTAAGGCGGTCGCGAAGAAAACCGCGGTTAAGAAGGTCGTGAAGGCCGTCGCCGTAAAGAAGCCCGTCGCCGTCAAGAAGGTTGCCGTCGCGAAGAAAGCGGTCGTCGCCAAGAAAGTTGTTAAAAAAGCAGTCGTGAAGAAGGCAGCCGTGAAGAAGGTCGTGGCGAAGAAGCGGAGCAAGTGA
- the thiD gene encoding bifunctional hydroxymethylpyrimidine kinase/phosphomethylpyrimidine kinase, whose amino-acid sequence MIPNVLSIAGVDPSGGAGLFADLKTFAALGAYGTGVVAALTAQNTQGVTGVFPVPVAFIAQQIDTLLADVRIDAVKLGMLGNAEVVTTVAAAVRRHAFRHLVLDPVMVSTSGHRLIEPDAVDALRRELVPLAEIITPNLPEAEVLLNCPPLRTLADMRVAARALHQLGPRLVVLKGGHLDGETSVDVVDDGVTQVELPAVRIITKNTHGTGCTLSAAIAALLPRHDQPLDAIRAAKAYLTAALAAADQLNIGKGHGPVHHFHHLWR is encoded by the coding sequence ATGATTCCCAATGTCCTTAGTATCGCCGGCGTCGACCCTTCGGGGGGCGCGGGGCTTTTCGCCGATTTAAAAACCTTCGCCGCCCTCGGCGCCTACGGCACCGGTGTCGTCGCCGCCCTCACCGCGCAAAACACCCAGGGCGTCACTGGCGTTTTCCCCGTACCTGTCGCATTCATCGCCCAGCAAATCGACACCCTGTTGGCCGACGTGCGCATCGACGCGGTCAAACTCGGCATGTTGGGCAACGCCGAGGTCGTCACCACCGTGGCCGCCGCCGTACGCCGCCACGCATTTCGACACCTGGTTCTCGACCCCGTGATGGTTTCCACCAGCGGACACCGCCTGATCGAACCCGACGCGGTCGACGCCCTGCGCCGCGAACTGGTGCCGCTCGCCGAAATCATCACGCCCAACCTGCCCGAAGCCGAGGTGCTGCTCAATTGCCCGCCCCTGCGCACCCTCGCCGACATGCGTGTCGCCGCGCGGGCGTTGCACCAACTCGGCCCGCGCCTCGTCGTGCTCAAAGGCGGCCACCTCGACGGCGAAACCAGCGTCGACGTGGTGGATGACGGCGTGACCCAGGTGGAACTGCCTGCGGTGCGAATTATTACAAAAAACACACACGGCACCGGTTGCACGCTCTCGGCGGCCATCGCGGCGCTATTGCCGCGTCACGACCAGCCGCTCGACGCGATCCGCGCCGCCAAAGCCTACCTCACCGCCGCGCTGGCCGCCGCCGACCAATTAAATATCGGGAAAGGTCACGGACCGGTTCATCATTTTCATCATTTGTGGCGATAA
- the nadD gene encoding nicotinate (nicotinamide) nucleotide adenylyltransferase: MKIGFMGGSFDPVHFGHLLAAQDAYEQAGLDRLVWVPAAQAPLKPDTPQASAESRLAMVRAAVEGDERFAVCDYEVRRGGVNYTIDTVRYLETQYPGAELCWVIGADQVAQLNKWSEIGALAQKVEFIALARPGWSGSHDAGIAGLGVRLQWCEGHQVELSSTEVRQRVARGLPIDYMIPHKTVEYIRENSLYRQK; encoded by the coding sequence ATGAAGATTGGTTTTATGGGCGGGAGTTTTGATCCCGTGCACTTTGGTCACCTGTTGGCGGCGCAGGACGCCTACGAGCAGGCGGGGCTCGACCGGCTGGTTTGGGTTCCGGCCGCACAAGCGCCGCTAAAACCGGATACGCCGCAAGCTTCGGCCGAGTCGCGGCTGGCGATGGTGCGCGCGGCGGTGGAGGGTGACGAGCGGTTCGCCGTGTGCGATTACGAGGTGCGCCGGGGAGGGGTTAACTACACGATCGATACGGTGCGTTATCTAGAGACGCAGTATCCGGGGGCCGAGCTGTGCTGGGTGATCGGGGCTGATCAAGTCGCGCAACTCAACAAGTGGAGCGAGATCGGCGCATTGGCGCAGAAGGTTGAGTTCATCGCCTTGGCCCGTCCAGGCTGGAGCGGGAGCCATGACGCGGGGATTGCCGGGCTGGGGGTACGGCTTCAGTGGTGTGAGGGGCACCAAGTGGAGCTCAGTTCCACCGAGGTGCGGCAACGCGTGGCACGGGGCTTGCCGATAGATTACATGATTCCGCACAAGACGGTTGAGTATATCCGGGAAAACTCCCTCTATCGCCAAAAATAA